From a single Bradyrhizobium sediminis genomic region:
- a CDS encoding LLM class flavin-dependent oxidoreductase, whose amino-acid sequence MTRQMVMVGFLQAQNCTNLPSSWRHPESRDDSMSADYYQEIGRILESGKFHMAFFDDRLAMPDRYGNDHAHTVEYGIRCVKMDPVIVLTAMGMATEKLGLASTCSTTYYEPFDVARRFATLDLMTGGRAAWNVVTSINDGEAHNMGKDAHLEHDFRYDRADEFMEVVLGHWDTWEDGSLLIDKNSGRFADPAKVRRLDHKGKFFKSRGPFTVPRSPQGHPVIIQAGASGRGQRFAGRWGEVIFTAARNLAGAKEGYSAVKNEAAKAGRDPDHIFLCNLTTPVCGATRSEAEDRMALIEKLPLEIDALSLLSEGLNYDFASKGIDEPLTTEELQGMQGILGIRDGVLKTSGKTNPSARDFVTFSGRGQTADAIVGGPKEIADKFEEMFTGGGCDGFVIAATCVPGSYADFVRHVVPELQRRGLFRKDYAGKTLRENLGLPRPPAGAWKTRPQVAAE is encoded by the coding sequence ATGACACGGCAGATGGTGATGGTGGGGTTCCTGCAGGCCCAGAACTGCACCAATCTGCCGAGCTCATGGCGCCATCCGGAATCGCGCGACGACTCGATGTCGGCGGACTACTATCAGGAGATCGGCCGGATTCTCGAATCCGGCAAATTCCACATGGCGTTTTTCGACGACCGGCTGGCGATGCCGGACCGCTACGGCAACGATCACGCCCATACCGTCGAATACGGCATCCGCTGCGTGAAGATGGATCCCGTCATCGTGCTGACGGCGATGGGCATGGCGACCGAAAAGCTCGGCCTCGCCTCGACCTGCTCGACCACCTATTACGAACCGTTCGATGTCGCCCGCCGCTTCGCCACCCTCGATCTGATGACCGGCGGCCGCGCCGCCTGGAACGTGGTGACGTCGATCAACGACGGCGAAGCCCACAATATGGGAAAGGACGCCCATCTCGAACATGATTTCCGCTACGACCGCGCCGACGAATTCATGGAGGTGGTGCTCGGCCACTGGGATACCTGGGAAGACGGTTCGCTGCTGATCGACAAGAACAGCGGCCGGTTCGCCGATCCCGCCAAAGTCAGGCGGCTCGATCACAAAGGAAAATTCTTCAAGTCGCGCGGGCCGTTCACGGTGCCGCGATCCCCGCAGGGCCATCCGGTCATCATCCAGGCCGGCGCCAGCGGCCGCGGCCAGCGTTTTGCGGGGCGCTGGGGCGAAGTGATCTTCACGGCAGCGCGCAATCTGGCGGGCGCCAAGGAAGGCTACAGCGCGGTCAAGAACGAGGCCGCCAAGGCGGGCCGCGATCCCGACCACATCTTCCTCTGCAACCTGACGACGCCGGTATGCGGCGCGACCAGGTCGGAGGCCGAAGACAGGATGGCGCTGATCGAAAAGCTGCCGCTGGAAATCGATGCGCTGTCGCTGTTGTCGGAGGGACTGAATTACGACTTCGCCTCCAAGGGCATCGACGAGCCGCTGACCACGGAGGAACTGCAGGGCATGCAGGGCATCCTCGGCATCCGCGACGGCGTGCTCAAGACCTCCGGCAAGACCAATCCGAGCGCGCGCGATTTCGTCACGTTCAGCGGCCGCGGCCAGACCGCGGACGCGATCGTCGGCGGACCCAAGGAGATCGCGGACAAGTTCGAAGAGATGTTCACCGGCGGCGGCTGCGACGGCTTTGTCATCGCGGCCACCTGCGTGCCGGGATCCTATGCCGACTTCGTCCGCCACGTGGTGCCGGAACTGCAGCGGCGCGGCCTGTTCCGGAAGGATTATGCCGGCAAGACCCTGCGCGAAAATCTCGGCCTGCCGCGTCCGCCGGCCGGCGCATGGAAAACCAGGCCGCAGGTCGCGGCCGAATAG
- a CDS encoding fumarylacetoacetate hydrolase family protein — translation MRWLKFTAAGETSWGIVEGDRVIAVAGDPFGEWQRTPQTHALRDVKIELPLVPRTFYCVGLNYLKHLKEAADKAGTVPNVPDRPEIGYRAQNALIAHDEDVVIPATATEKIHYEGELVVVIGRKAKHLSESDAMSCVFGYTIGNDVSERTWQKADRGLWRSKNADTFKPMGPWIETDVDLDKMETIVKVNGKETGRFRTNDMIFGIVPFIVELTKYFTLWPGDVIWMGTDGASPDLKAGDVVEIEITGIGTLRNRFVKEAPVRS, via the coding sequence ATGCGCTGGCTCAAATTCACCGCCGCGGGAGAGACCTCCTGGGGGATCGTGGAAGGCGACCGCGTCATTGCGGTCGCCGGCGACCCATTCGGCGAATGGCAGCGCACGCCGCAAACCCATGCGCTGAGGGACGTCAAGATCGAGCTGCCGCTGGTGCCGCGCACCTTCTATTGCGTCGGCCTCAACTACCTCAAGCATCTCAAGGAAGCCGCCGACAAAGCCGGCACGGTTCCGAACGTGCCTGACAGGCCCGAGATCGGCTATCGCGCCCAGAACGCACTGATCGCGCATGACGAGGACGTCGTGATCCCGGCGACCGCCACCGAAAAGATTCACTATGAAGGCGAGCTGGTCGTCGTGATCGGCAGGAAGGCCAAGCACCTCAGCGAGAGCGACGCGATGTCCTGCGTGTTCGGCTACACCATCGGCAACGACGTCAGCGAGCGGACCTGGCAGAAGGCCGATCGCGGGCTGTGGCGGTCCAAGAATGCCGACACCTTCAAGCCGATGGGGCCCTGGATCGAAACCGATGTCGACCTCGACAAAATGGAAACCATCGTCAAGGTCAACGGCAAGGAAACCGGCCGCTTCCGCACCAACGACATGATCTTCGGCATCGTGCCGTTCATCGTCGAGCTGACGAAATATTTCACGCTGTGGCCGGGCGATGTGATCTGGATGGGGACCGACGGCGCCTCGCCCGATCTGAAAGCCGGCGACGTGGTCGAGATCGAAATCACCGGGATCGGCACGCTGCGCAACAGGTTCGTCAAAGAGGCGCCGGTTCGGTCCTGA
- a CDS encoding D-amino-acid transaminase: MEQIAYVNGSFVPMPEAKVSILDRGFLFADGIYEVAAVLDGKLIDSASHLARLQRSVGEIALALPETTDRIQEIQKELIARNNLVNGMVYLEVTRGADTGRDFAFPKGVKPTLIMFTSVKDIVNAESAKTGIGVITVPDIRWARRDIKSVALLAQVLAKQAAAEAGAGEAWMVEDGQVTEGGSSSCFILTQDDVIVTRHNSSAILPGCTRKAVVALAEERQLRVEERPFTVAEALAAKEAFITSATVFVQAVVTIDGKPVANGKPGPMTNRLRQIYVDFAKATAV, encoded by the coding sequence TTGGAACAGATCGCTTACGTCAACGGTTCGTTTGTGCCGATGCCAGAGGCCAAGGTCTCGATACTGGATCGCGGCTTCCTGTTCGCCGACGGCATCTACGAAGTCGCAGCCGTGCTCGACGGCAAGCTGATCGACAGCGCCTCGCATCTGGCGCGGCTGCAGCGTTCGGTCGGCGAGATCGCGCTGGCCTTGCCGGAGACCACCGATCGCATCCAGGAAATCCAGAAGGAGCTGATCGCGCGCAACAATCTGGTCAACGGCATGGTCTACCTGGAGGTGACGCGCGGCGCCGACACCGGGCGCGACTTCGCCTTTCCGAAAGGCGTCAAGCCGACGCTGATCATGTTCACGTCGGTCAAGGACATCGTCAACGCGGAATCGGCCAAGACCGGCATCGGCGTCATCACCGTGCCTGATATCCGCTGGGCCCGGCGCGACATCAAGAGCGTCGCCCTGCTGGCGCAGGTTCTTGCAAAACAGGCGGCGGCGGAAGCCGGCGCCGGCGAGGCCTGGATGGTCGAGGACGGCCAGGTGACCGAGGGCGGGTCGTCGTCCTGCTTCATCCTGACCCAGGACGACGTGATCGTGACGCGGCACAATTCTTCGGCGATCCTGCCGGGCTGTACCCGCAAGGCAGTGGTTGCGCTCGCCGAAGAGCGCCAGCTGCGCGTCGAGGAGCGGCCGTTCACGGTCGCGGAGGCGCTGGCGGCCAAGGAAGCCTTCATCACCAGCGCCACCGTATTCGTGCAGGCGGTGGTGACCATCGACGGCAAGCCAGTCGCCAATGGCAAGCCGGGCCCGATGACCAACCGCCTGCGCCAAATCTATGTCGATTTCGCCAAGGCCACCGCGGTGTGA
- a CDS encoding amino acid ABC transporter ATP-binding protein, protein MIEIRHVDKWYGAGFQALKDCTTSVAKGEVVVVCGPSGSGKSTLIKCVNALEPFQGGEIILDGIRVNDPKTDLPKLRARVGMVFQHFELFPHLKIIENLCLAQEKVLGRSHDAAVAKAEKLLERVGLKEHARKYPAELSGGQQQRVAIARALAMDPIAMLFDEPTSALDPEMISEVLDVMVDLAREGMTMMVVTHEMGFASKVAHRVIFMDRGEIVEDALKTDFFGSPRSDRAQKFLSKILSH, encoded by the coding sequence ATGATCGAGATCAGACACGTCGACAAATGGTACGGGGCCGGCTTCCAGGCGCTCAAGGATTGCACCACCAGCGTCGCCAAGGGCGAGGTGGTGGTCGTATGCGGCCCCTCGGGGTCGGGAAAGTCGACGCTGATCAAATGCGTCAACGCACTGGAGCCGTTCCAGGGTGGCGAAATCATCCTGGATGGCATCAGGGTCAACGATCCCAAAACCGACCTGCCGAAACTGCGCGCCCGCGTCGGCATGGTGTTCCAGCATTTTGAATTGTTCCCGCATCTGAAGATCATCGAGAATCTTTGCCTGGCGCAGGAAAAGGTGCTGGGGCGGTCGCATGACGCGGCCGTGGCCAAGGCGGAAAAGCTGCTGGAGCGTGTCGGGCTGAAGGAGCATGCGCGCAAATATCCGGCCGAGCTGTCCGGCGGCCAGCAGCAGCGCGTCGCCATTGCCCGGGCGCTGGCGATGGACCCGATCGCCATGCTGTTCGACGAACCGACCTCGGCGCTCGACCCCGAAATGATCAGCGAGGTGCTGGACGTCATGGTCGACCTCGCCCGCGAGGGCATGACCATGATGGTGGTCACCCACGAGATGGGTTTCGCCAGCAAGGTGGCGCATCGGGTCATCTTCATGGACAGGGGCGAGATCGTCGAGGACGCGCTGAAGACCGATTTCTTCGGCAGTCCCCGCAGCGACCGCGCGCAGAAATTCCTGTCCAAGATTCTCTCGCATTAA
- a CDS encoding amino acid ABC transporter permease, which translates to MFASFDFDVIRRSFGYLFLDGMTFTLTLTGLSALGGIIFGTLIALMRLSGFKLLGRIAGVYVDFMRSLPLVLVIFWFYFLVPYLGQWVTGASRPISVGAFTSALVTFIMFEAAYFSEIMRAGIQSISKGQPAAANALGLTYAQTMRYVVLPQAFRNMLPVLLTQTIVLFQDTSLVYVLSMPDFLGAASKVAQRDGRLVEMYLFAAVVYFAISCIASFGVRRLQARISIVR; encoded by the coding sequence ATGTTCGCCAGTTTCGATTTCGACGTCATCCGCCGTTCGTTCGGCTACCTCTTCCTCGACGGCATGACGTTCACGCTGACCCTGACCGGGCTTTCCGCCCTCGGCGGGATCATCTTCGGCACGCTGATCGCGCTGATGCGGCTGTCCGGTTTCAAGCTGCTCGGCCGCATCGCCGGGGTCTATGTCGACTTCATGCGGTCGTTGCCGCTGGTGCTGGTGATCTTCTGGTTCTATTTCCTGGTGCCCTATCTGGGGCAATGGGTCACCGGCGCCTCGCGCCCGATCAGCGTCGGCGCATTCACCTCCGCGCTCGTCACCTTCATCATGTTCGAGGCAGCGTATTTTTCAGAGATCATGCGCGCCGGCATCCAGTCGATCTCCAAGGGCCAGCCTGCCGCCGCCAATGCGCTCGGCCTGACCTACGCCCAGACCATGCGCTACGTCGTGCTGCCGCAGGCATTCCGCAACATGTTGCCGGTGCTGCTGACGCAGACCATCGTGCTGTTCCAGGACACCTCGCTGGTCTATGTGCTGTCGATGCCGGATTTCCTCGGCGCGGCGAGCAAGGTCGCGCAGCGCGACGGCCGGCTGGTCGAAATGTACCTGTTCGCGGCGGTAGTCTACTTCGCCATTTCCTGTATTGCGTCGTTCGGCGTCCGGCGCCTGCAGGCGCGTATCAGCATTGTCCGTTAG
- a CDS encoding amino acid ABC transporter permease, with product MNYNWNWSIFFDPAPGGTGTYFDMLLSGLWLTIKTGIFAWIIALAFGSVIGVLRTLPSKTASWVGFAYVEFFRNMPLLVQLFLWFFVLPELLPRSWGLWLKQLPNAPFYTAAIGIGLFMSARVAVQLAAGIASLPRGQKQAATALGLTTSQAYRYVLLPIAFRIIMPPLTSEFLNTIKNTAVAITIGLIELTGQARSMQEFSFQVFEAFTAATVMYLLINIVVVTGMRFLERSLAIPGYIAGK from the coding sequence GTGAATTATAATTGGAACTGGAGCATCTTCTTCGACCCGGCCCCGGGCGGGACCGGCACCTATTTCGATATGCTGCTGTCGGGACTGTGGCTGACCATCAAAACCGGGATCTTCGCCTGGATCATCGCGCTGGCGTTCGGCTCTGTCATCGGCGTGCTGCGCACGCTGCCGTCGAAGACCGCCTCCTGGGTCGGCTTCGCCTATGTCGAATTCTTCCGCAACATGCCGCTGCTGGTGCAGCTGTTCCTCTGGTTCTTCGTGCTGCCGGAACTGCTGCCGCGAAGCTGGGGACTGTGGCTGAAACAGCTTCCGAACGCGCCGTTCTACACCGCCGCGATCGGGATCGGGCTGTTCATGTCGGCGCGTGTCGCGGTGCAATTGGCGGCTGGCATCGCCTCGCTGCCGCGTGGGCAAAAACAGGCCGCGACCGCGCTCGGGCTGACCACGTCGCAGGCCTATCGCTACGTGCTGTTGCCGATCGCGTTCCGCATCATCATGCCGCCGCTGACCTCGGAGTTCCTCAATACCATCAAGAACACGGCGGTCGCGATCACCATCGGCCTGATCGAACTGACCGGCCAGGCACGGTCGATGCAGGAATTCTCGTTCCAGGTATTCGAGGCCTTCACCGCCGCGACCGTGATGTATCTGTTGATCAACATCGTGGTCGTAACCGGCATGCGTTTCCTCGAACGTAGCCTGGCGATCCCCGGCTACATCGCGGGGAAATAG
- a CDS encoding amino acid ABC transporter substrate-binding protein, whose amino-acid sequence MKSKAIIGYALAAALCAGPAMAQQLTGTLKNIKETGAITLGFRDSSIPFSYLDDNQKPIGYAMDICYKIVDAVKKELKLDKLEVKLNPVTSSTRIPLLANGTIDLECGSTTNNVERQKQVAYTNTHFLTASRYVTKKSSKINSIDDLKGKPVVSTSGTTNIKQLTEANAARSLNINIIPAKDHAEAFLMVETDRAVAFVMDDILLASLVAGSKAPGDYVISKDAFSKPEPYGIMLRKDDPAFKKVVDAATAAVYQGGEGQKIYDKWFTQKIPPKGLNLNVPIGPELKNEFAKPSDSPDPDSYK is encoded by the coding sequence CCGCCCTATGCGCCGGACCGGCGATGGCGCAGCAGCTTACGGGCACGCTGAAGAACATCAAGGAGACCGGCGCGATCACGCTCGGCTTCCGCGACTCGTCGATTCCATTTTCCTATCTGGACGACAACCAGAAGCCGATCGGCTACGCGATGGACATCTGCTACAAGATCGTCGACGCCGTGAAGAAGGAGCTCAAGCTCGACAAGCTCGAGGTCAAGCTCAACCCGGTGACGTCGTCGACCCGCATTCCGTTGCTGGCCAACGGCACCATCGACCTGGAATGCGGTTCGACCACCAACAATGTCGAGCGGCAGAAGCAGGTCGCTTACACCAACACCCACTTCCTGACCGCGAGCCGCTACGTCACCAAGAAATCGAGCAAGATCAATTCGATCGACGATCTCAAGGGCAAGCCGGTGGTTTCGACCTCAGGCACCACCAACATCAAGCAGCTCACCGAGGCCAACGCCGCACGCAGTCTCAACATCAACATCATCCCGGCCAAGGACCACGCCGAAGCCTTCCTGATGGTCGAGACCGACCGCGCCGTCGCCTTCGTGATGGACGACATTCTGCTGGCGAGCCTGGTTGCCGGATCGAAAGCGCCGGGCGACTATGTCATCTCCAAGGATGCCTTCTCCAAGCCCGAGCCCTACGGCATCATGCTGCGCAAGGACGATCCGGCCTTCAAGAAGGTGGTCGATGCTGCCACGGCTGCGGTCTATCAGGGCGGCGAGGGCCAGAAGATCTACGACAAATGGTTCACCCAGAAGATCCCGCCGAAGGGGCTGAACCTGAACGTCCCGATCGGGCCGGAGCTGAAGAACGAGTTCGCCAAGCCCTCCGATTCCCCCGATCCGGATTCCTACAAATAG